A window of the Lolium perenne isolate Kyuss_39 chromosome 7, Kyuss_2.0, whole genome shotgun sequence genome harbors these coding sequences:
- the LOC127313991 gene encoding F-box/FBD/LRR-repeat protein At1g78750 has translation MAAAADNRRTVRARVPRAPERIGALPDDVLRRIMSQLSSREAVHTCFLARRWRNLWREVPIINATFEDFEDSAAAHDRTEREAMFKKFVTRFLLLRSRVGLDEFRLDYSLAGGTEDLSAGSADANLWIFHALRWNALAVKVLSREHQLELDPAVFTSSFLRRLHISSARLVPGFFDQLQHGCPALEYLFLSDCLVMDHEIFSNTVKVLILAEEVMFSCDHDDPVSISAASAISVSIECDLSVARLPTLKNMASLETASVLLSGHVKACDADDIRQFLGGLSHVATLDFRYKDAKLTMEKNIRWCPTFRNLINLTVDTSCVHADFFALIVFLQNSPCLKNLTLKLDQACVYVISGELEDRSFTCEQLEIVEIICSETNELLPRVTQFLRASGIGADQMRITHKN, from the exons atggcggcggcggcggacaaCCGGAGAACGGTTCGCGCTCGCGTCCCACGCGCGCCGGAGAGGATCGGCGCCCTCCCCGACGACGTCCTCCGCCGCATCATGTCCCAGCTGAGCTCACGCGAGGCCGTGCACACATGCTTCCTGGCGCGGCGCTGGCGCAACCTCTGGCGGGAGGTGCCCATCATCAACGCGACTTTCGAGGACTTCGAAGACAGCGCCGCTGCCCATGACAGAACCGAGCGTGAGGCGATGTTCAAGAAGTTCGTCACCCGTTTCCTGCTGCTACGCAGCCGCGTTGGGCTGGACGAGTTCCGGCTGGACTACAGCCTGGCGGGTGGCACCGAGGACCTCAGCGCTGGCTCCGCCGACGCCAACCTGTGGATCTTCCATGCGTTACGGTGGAATGCTCTGGCCGTCAAGGTTCTCAGCCGGGAACATCAACTGGAGCTCGACCCTGCGGTATTCACTTCGAGCTTCTTGAGGAGGCTGCATATTTCCAGTGCTAGATTGGTCCCAGGTTTCTTTGATCAGCTCCAACATGGCTGCCCGGCACTGGAATATCTGTTCCTATCCGATTGCCTCGTGATGGACCATGAGATTTTCTCCAACACGGTGAAGGTTCTCATCCTCGCTGAGGAAGTTATGTTCTCATGTGATCACGATGACCCAGTTTCTATCTCTGCTGCAAGTGCCATTTCTGTCTCCATCGAGTGTGATCTTTCGGTGGCCAGGCTACCTACACTGAAGAACATGGCATCCCTAGAGACTGCATCAGTATTGCTTTCGGGACATGTCAAAGCTTGTGATGCTGATGATATCAGGCAGTTTCTGGGTGGCCTGTCTCATGTTGCTACTTTGGACTTCCGTTATAAGGATGCAAAG CTGACCATGGAAAAGAATATCCGATGGTGTCCGACATTCAGAAATCTTATAAACCTGACCGTTGATACATCGTGTGTCCATGCGGACTTCTTTGCACTGATAGTCTTCCTTCAGAACTCACCCTGTCTGAAGAATCTCACTCTCAAACTAGACCAG GCGTGTGTGTATGTGATCTCTGGTGAGCTGGAAGACAGATCATTTACATGTGAGCAGCTTGAGATTGTTGAAATCATATGTTCAGAGACAAATGAGCTGCTACCCAGGGTGACTCAGTTTTTGCGTGCTAGTGGCATCGGGGCCGATCAGATGCGCATCACTCACAAGAACTAA